In one Salvelinus fontinalis isolate EN_2023a chromosome 16, ASM2944872v1, whole genome shotgun sequence genomic region, the following are encoded:
- the LOC129812790 gene encoding cofilin-2, producing MASGVTVNDEVIKVFNDMKVRKSSSTEDVKKRKKAVLFCLSDDKKKIIVEEGKWILVGDIGESVDDPYACFVKLLPLNDCRYGLYDATYETKESKKEDLVFIFWAPEGAPLKSKMIYASSKDAIKKKFTGIKHEWQVNGLDDIQDRATLADKLGGNVVVSLEGLPL from the exons ATG GCCTCAGGTGTCACTGTCAACGATGAAGTCATCAAGGTCTTCAATGACATGAAGGTCAGGAAGTCATCCTCTACTGAAGATGTAAAAAAGCGTAAAAAGGCTGTGCTGTTTTGTCTCAGCGATGACAAGAAGAAGATCATCGTAGAGGAGGGCAAGTGGATCCTTGTTGGTGACATTGGGGAGTCGGTGGACGACCCATACGCCTGTTTCGTCAAGCTTTTACCGCTCAACGATTGCAGATACGGCTTATACGATGCCACATACGAAACAAAAGAATCCAAGAAAGAAGACCTGGTATTTATATTTTG GGCACCTGAGGGTGCGCCCTTGAAAAGCAAGATGATCTATGCTAGCTCTAAAGATGCCATTAAAAAGAAGTTCACAG GTATCAAACACGAATGGCAAGTGAACGGATTAGACGACATCCAGGACCGCGCCACCCTGGCAGACAAGTTGGGAGGAAACGTGGTGGTATCACTTGAAGGGTTACCATTGTAA